One Armatimonadota bacterium genomic window carries:
- the kdsB gene encoding 3-deoxy-manno-octulosonate cytidylyltransferase — protein MNSLAIVIPARMGSTRFPGKPLVDLCGKPMIQWVYERSVAAGVTDQVLVATPDAEIVEACKGFGAPAILTKMSHPTGTDRIAEVAESVVADVYINVQGDEPLIDMSTVRAIAEPFSDASVMMASVYAECPPSEEENPAVVKVVTDLRGNALYFSRHAIPFPRNARVGPLKKHIGIYAYRRSVLMEYPSWTQTPLEISESLEQLRFLENGVGIRMVEGRGSVVSVDTPEQADEVRKYLATAHPV, from the coding sequence ATGAACTCGCTCGCCATCGTGATTCCCGCCCGGATGGGCAGCACTCGCTTTCCAGGTAAGCCGCTGGTGGACCTGTGCGGTAAGCCGATGATCCAGTGGGTGTATGAGCGATCGGTGGCGGCGGGCGTGACGGACCAGGTGCTGGTGGCGACGCCCGACGCAGAGATCGTGGAGGCTTGCAAGGGCTTTGGCGCTCCGGCGATTCTGACCAAGATGAGCCATCCGACAGGGACCGACCGCATTGCGGAAGTGGCCGAGTCGGTGGTGGCGGACGTTTACATCAACGTGCAGGGCGACGAGCCGCTGATCGACATGTCGACGGTGCGGGCCATCGCCGAGCCGTTTTCTGATGCCTCAGTGATGATGGCGAGCGTGTACGCGGAATGCCCGCCCAGCGAGGAAGAAAATCCGGCGGTGGTGAAGGTCGTGACCGACCTGCGCGGCAACGCGCTGTACTTCAGTCGGCACGCGATTCCTTTTCCGCGCAACGCACGAGTTGGCCCTTTGAAGAAGCACATCGGCATCTATGCCTATCGGCGGTCGGTGCTGATGGAGTATCCGTCTTGGACCCAGACGCCGCTGGAGATCAGCGAAAGTCTGGAACAGCTTCGGTTCCTTGAGAATGGGGTCGGGATTCGGATGGTCGAGGGGCGCGGTTCGGTGGTGTCGGTGGATACGCCCGAGCAGGCTGACGAAGTGAGGAAATACCTCGCGACCGCCCACCCGGTTTAA
- a CDS encoding glycosyltransferase: MPPIITVVVVSFNTKDQLRKCLAALDSARHQVIVVDNASHDGSPDMVEQEFPTVELIRSPENLGFGRANNLGVDHAKGDLVLFLNSDAYAQGDAIDILALAFDDKKVVAAGGRLLNPDGSLQESIAGPLTLWNVFLEQTFLDALARRAGRGYWRTRQLPADRISTVDQVMGACLMIRKSCQERFDERFFLYCEDTELCERLKRHGQIVYIPTAEFIHELGSSSAKNRWLSVARYNAGKELFFEIHRGKATSIICWLLNRKGAFLRLIAGTLTAFTAGGRQKAAIFWRVLFARRDQVNPVRKPQ; the protein is encoded by the coding sequence ATGCCGCCAATAATCACCGTCGTCGTTGTTAGCTTCAATACGAAGGACCAGCTCCGAAAGTGCCTTGCCGCCCTCGATTCGGCTCGGCACCAGGTGATCGTCGTCGACAACGCGTCCCACGACGGCTCCCCCGACATGGTCGAGCAAGAGTTCCCTACCGTCGAACTGATCCGTTCTCCAGAGAATCTTGGCTTCGGCCGCGCCAACAATCTCGGCGTCGATCACGCAAAGGGCGACCTTGTTCTCTTCCTCAATTCCGATGCTTACGCCCAGGGCGATGCCATCGACATCCTTGCCCTAGCCTTCGACGACAAAAAGGTCGTCGCCGCCGGAGGACGCCTTCTCAATCCCGACGGCTCCCTCCAAGAGTCTATCGCCGGTCCCCTCACGCTCTGGAACGTCTTTCTCGAACAAACCTTCCTCGACGCACTTGCTCGACGCGCTGGGCGCGGCTATTGGAGAACTCGCCAGCTTCCCGCCGACCGCATTTCGACCGTCGATCAAGTCATGGGCGCCTGCCTCATGATCCGCAAAAGCTGTCAGGAAAGGTTCGACGAGCGTTTTTTCCTCTACTGCGAAGACACCGAACTCTGTGAGCGCCTCAAGCGTCATGGACAGATCGTCTACATCCCCACCGCCGAATTCATCCACGAGCTCGGCTCGTCGAGCGCCAAGAACCGATGGCTGTCCGTCGCCCGCTACAACGCGGGAAAAGAGCTGTTCTTCGAAATCCATCGCGGCAAAGCCACGTCGATCATCTGCTGGCTCCTCAATCGCAAAGGCGCGTTCCTCCGCCTCATCGCCGGAACCCTAACCGCATTCACAGCAGGAGGAAGACAGAAAGCTGCCATCTTCTGGCGGGTCCTCTTCGCCCGCCGCGATCAGGTCAATCCTGTTCGTAAGCCGCAATAA
- a CDS encoding ATP-binding cassette domain-containing protein: MTQEIAIRISDLHKEFTVSHAGIASLKSLLVFWKKRNIVKLNVLKGVSIDVRKGECLAIIGKNGAGKSTLLSLLAKIYKATSGTMEVHGRVAPLLELGAGFHPDLTGIENVYFNGVILGLSRDEIRKRLPSIIEFSELGDAVEAPARTYSSGMMARLGFSIVTHVDADILIVDEVLAVGDRQFEQKCLKRVSEFRDQGGTILLVSHQLETVRQFADRCVWLDGGVVRMIGTPSDVIAAYEQD; this comes from the coding sequence ATGACGCAAGAGATCGCGATTCGAATATCGGACCTGCACAAGGAGTTCACGGTGAGCCATGCCGGGATCGCGTCGCTGAAGAGCCTGCTGGTGTTTTGGAAGAAGCGAAACATCGTGAAGCTGAACGTGCTGAAGGGGGTCTCGATCGACGTTCGGAAAGGGGAATGTCTGGCGATCATCGGCAAGAACGGAGCTGGGAAGAGCACGCTCCTTTCTTTGCTCGCGAAGATTTACAAAGCGACCTCGGGGACGATGGAGGTTCATGGACGCGTGGCTCCGCTCTTGGAGCTTGGCGCGGGGTTCCACCCGGATTTGACGGGCATCGAGAACGTCTACTTTAACGGAGTCATTCTTGGCCTGAGTCGGGACGAAATTCGGAAGAGGTTGCCGAGCATCATCGAGTTCAGCGAACTGGGCGACGCGGTCGAGGCTCCGGCGCGGACGTATTCGAGCGGCATGATGGCGCGGTTGGGCTTTTCTATCGTGACCCATGTGGACGCGGACATTTTGATTGTGGACGAGGTTTTGGCGGTAGGTGACCGTCAGTTCGAGCAGAAGTGTTTGAAGCGGGTGAGCGAGTTTCGCGACCAGGGCGGAACGATTCTGTTGGTGTCGCACCAGTTAGAAACGGTGCGACAGTTTGCGGACCGGTGCGTTTGGTTGGACGGCGGCGTGGTGCGGATGATCGGGACGCCGAGCGACGTTATTGCGGCTTACGAACAGGATTGA
- the greA gene encoding transcription elongation factor GreA codes for MANGIQLTKEGYEKLKKELDELQGPVRMAVAEAIREAKSHGDLRENAAYHEAKLNQTRLEHRISELEKALRSARIVERPEEQGDVAHLGSKVVLYDEEFDEDMDVILVGAFEADPANGMVSISSPMGESIVGRAIGDSIEVTTPGGVARYQIKSIEAS; via the coding sequence ATGGCAAACGGAATCCAACTTACCAAGGAAGGCTATGAGAAACTCAAGAAAGAGCTCGACGAGCTTCAGGGACCGGTTCGTATGGCGGTCGCTGAAGCGATCCGCGAGGCCAAGTCTCATGGCGACCTTCGAGAAAATGCGGCCTACCATGAGGCCAAGCTGAACCAGACCCGACTCGAACACCGTATCAGCGAGTTGGAAAAGGCGCTTCGCAGTGCGCGAATCGTCGAGCGACCAGAAGAGCAGGGCGATGTGGCGCACTTGGGCTCGAAAGTGGTTCTATACGACGAGGAGTTCGACGAAGATATGGACGTGATTTTGGTCGGCGCTTTTGAGGCCGACCCGGCAAACGGAATGGTTTCGATTAGCTCACCGATGGGCGAGAGCATCGTCGGGCGTGCGATAGGCGACTCCATCGAAGTGACCACGCCGGGCGGCGTCGCTCGGTACCAGATTAAGAGTATCGAGGCTTCGTAA